A single region of the Hyphomicrobiales bacterium genome encodes:
- a CDS encoding 1-pyrroline-4-hydroxy-2-carboxylate deaminase, with translation MWSGVLPAVTSKFKEDGSLDHDEMTRCFGLQMDAGCDGLIVCGSLGEGPMMTLDERIEVMRTAKSVSGGKPVLMTVAAASTRESCEIAQRAAKAGADGLMVVPSLVYQTNEAETVSTLRAVAQAGDLPIMIYSNKIAYRVDVTPALMEELASDERFVAIKESSDDIRRTTEIFNRLGDRYAVLTGVDNLAYEALAVGAVGWVAGLVGAFPKETVAIYRLMKQGRHAEALALYRWFRSLLDLDVSTYLVQNIKLAEMLAIGSNERVRAPRQPLSGETRKRVESVIRNALEIRPALPAFG, from the coding sequence ATGTGGTCCGGTGTTCTTCCCGCAGTGACATCAAAGTTCAAGGAAGATGGTTCTCTCGATCATGACGAGATGACCCGCTGCTTCGGCCTGCAGATGGATGCCGGCTGCGATGGCCTCATTGTTTGCGGCTCGCTGGGCGAGGGCCCGATGATGACGCTCGATGAGCGTATCGAGGTCATGCGTACGGCGAAGTCCGTCAGCGGCGGCAAGCCCGTGTTGATGACGGTCGCCGCGGCTTCCACCCGCGAAAGCTGTGAGATCGCGCAGCGCGCCGCCAAGGCGGGCGCTGATGGGCTGATGGTGGTGCCGAGCCTTGTCTATCAAACGAATGAGGCCGAGACGGTCTCGACGCTGCGGGCGGTCGCACAGGCCGGCGATCTGCCGATCATGATCTACTCCAACAAGATCGCTTATCGTGTCGACGTCACGCCGGCTTTGATGGAGGAACTCGCCTCGGACGAGCGTTTCGTCGCCATCAAGGAATCCTCCGACGACATTCGGCGGACGACCGAAATCTTCAATCGCCTCGGTGATCGCTATGCGGTCCTGACGGGCGTGGACAATCTCGCCTACGAGGCGCTTGCGGTCGGCGCGGTGGGCTGGGTCGCGGGTCTCGTCGGCGCCTTTCCCAAGGAGACGGTCGCCATCTACCGCCTGATGAAGCAGGGCCGCCATGCCGAGGCGCTGGCGCTCTACCGCTGGTTCCGTTCTCTGCTCGATCTCGATGTGAGCACCTATCTCGTCCAGAATATCAAGCTGGCGGAGATGCTGGCCATTGGCTCGAACGAGCGCGTGCGCGCCCCGCGCCAACCGCTTTCCGGTGAGACACGCAAGCGTGTGGAATCGGTCATCAGGAATGCGCTAGAGATTCGCCCCGCGCTGCCGGCCTTCGGCTGA
- a CDS encoding D-amino acid dehydrogenase small subunit → MTHPAVESEVDVAVVGAGIIGVAAASFLQDDGRDVLLIDRGEPAHGASFGNAGAFAFSDILPLASPGIMRKAPRWLVDPLGPLTIPPAYLPQILPWLIRFWRASRPDRVRGVMVAQAAMMRFASQEMARLVVSADLGGMVRADGSLELYESEAELAASLSGWTAREKQSIAFEHVRGAVMADLQPGLSPRFVAGTFVPGWKTVSDPYDFASALAARVIRRGGRIARQDVAGMRPVEGGVALDCRDGSTIMARQAVIACGAWSKPLARALGDDVPLETERGYNTTLPLEAFDIRRQLIFGGHGFVITPLSSGIRVGGAVELGGLARAPNFARSEAMLRKAADFLPGLKTGGGRQWMGFRPSLPDSLPVIGPSRAARTIIYAFGHGHLGLTQSAGTGRLVADLVAGRAPALDISPFSPQRFQSIFERSGNRFA, encoded by the coding sequence GTGACGCATCCCGCAGTCGAAAGCGAAGTGGATGTCGCGGTCGTCGGTGCCGGCATCATCGGCGTAGCGGCGGCGTCCTTCCTGCAGGACGACGGGCGCGACGTCCTGCTGATCGACCGGGGCGAGCCTGCTCACGGCGCCAGCTTCGGCAACGCCGGCGCCTTCGCGTTCTCGGACATCCTGCCGCTTGCTTCGCCGGGCATCATGCGCAAGGCGCCCCGCTGGCTTGTCGATCCGCTGGGCCCGCTCACCATCCCGCCGGCCTATCTGCCGCAGATCCTGCCCTGGCTCATCCGTTTCTGGCGGGCGAGCCGGCCGGACCGCGTACGCGGCGTGATGGTGGCGCAGGCCGCGATGATGCGCTTTGCCTCACAGGAGATGGCCAGGCTCGTCGTATCCGCCGATCTCGGCGGCATGGTCCGCGCGGATGGATCGCTCGAACTCTACGAAAGTGAGGCGGAACTCGCGGCTTCGCTATCCGGGTGGACGGCCCGTGAGAAGCAGAGCATCGCCTTCGAGCATGTCCGCGGCGCCGTGATGGCGGATCTCCAGCCCGGGCTTTCGCCGCGCTTCGTGGCGGGCACATTCGTTCCCGGCTGGAAGACCGTGTCGGACCCTTACGATTTCGCCAGCGCGCTTGCCGCGCGCGTCATCCGGAGGGGAGGGCGCATCGCGCGTCAGGATGTCGCCGGGATGCGTCCCGTCGAGGGCGGCGTCGCTCTCGATTGCAGGGATGGCAGCACCATCATGGCGCGGCAGGCTGTCATCGCCTGTGGCGCCTGGTCGAAACCATTGGCTCGCGCTCTGGGGGATGACGTGCCGCTCGAGACCGAGCGCGGCTACAACACCACCTTGCCGCTGGAGGCTTTCGATATCCGGCGTCAGCTCATATTTGGCGGCCACGGCTTCGTCATCACACCCTTGTCGTCGGGGATCCGCGTGGGCGGAGCCGTGGAACTCGGCGGGCTCGCGCGGGCGCCCAACTTCGCCCGCTCGGAGGCGATGCTGCGCAAGGCCGCAGATTTCCTGCCCGGATTGAAGACAGGCGGCGGGCGTCAATGGATGGGCTTTCGCCCCTCTCTGCCGGATAGCCTGCCGGTTATCGGGCCGTCTCGCGCCGCGCGGACAATCATCTATGCCTTCGGCCATGGCCATCTCGGCTTGACGCAATCGGCCGGAACGGGACGGCTGGTGGCGGATCTCGTCGCGGGCCGTGCGCCGGCGCTTGATATCTCTCCCTTCTCACCGCAACGTTTCCAGAGCATTTTCGAGCGAAGTGGAAACCGGTTCGCGTGA
- a CDS encoding 4-hydroxyproline 2-epimerase, which translates to MARHSFFCIDGHTCGNPVRLVSGGGPNLKGATMIEKRAHFLREYDWIRTGLMFEPRGHDMMSGSILYPPTREDCDVAILFIETSGCLPMCGHGTIGTVTMAIEHGLVTPREPGVLRLDTPAGLVVAEYRQVGAYVEEVRLTNVPAFLHSRDLTADCPVLGEITVDVAYGGNFYAIVEPQERYHDMADFTASDLVQMSRGLRQSLNARYSFSHPEKPEIQGLSHVLWTGAPTEAEATARNAVFYGDKAIDRSPCGTGTSARMAHWAATGRLREGDAFIHESIIGSLFHGRVERTTTVGGKPAIIPSIAGWARTTGYNTIFIDDRDPYAHGFQVI; encoded by the coding sequence ATGGCTCGCCACAGCTTCTTCTGTATCGACGGTCACACCTGCGGCAATCCCGTGCGCCTCGTGTCGGGCGGCGGGCCGAACCTCAAGGGCGCTACAATGATCGAGAAGCGCGCCCATTTCCTGCGGGAGTATGACTGGATCCGCACCGGCTTGATGTTCGAGCCACGTGGGCACGACATGATGTCCGGCTCAATCCTCTATCCGCCCACGCGTGAGGATTGCGATGTCGCGATCCTGTTCATCGAGACTTCGGGATGCCTGCCGATGTGCGGGCATGGCACGATCGGCACGGTCACCATGGCGATCGAGCACGGGCTCGTCACACCGCGTGAGCCCGGCGTGCTGCGCCTCGATACGCCAGCCGGCTTGGTGGTGGCTGAATACCGACAGGTGGGCGCCTATGTGGAGGAGGTGCGGCTCACCAACGTGCCGGCCTTCCTTCATTCCCGGGATCTCACGGCCGATTGCCCCGTTCTCGGCGAGATTACCGTCGATGTGGCTTATGGCGGCAATTTCTACGCAATCGTCGAACCGCAGGAGCGCTATCACGATATGGCGGATTTCACGGCCTCGGATCTCGTTCAGATGAGCCGCGGGCTCCGCCAGTCCCTCAACGCGCGCTATAGCTTCAGCCATCCGGAAAAGCCGGAGATCCAGGGGCTCAGCCATGTGCTGTGGACGGGCGCGCCGACTGAGGCCGAGGCGACGGCGCGTAACGCGGTATTCTACGGCGACAAGGCCATCGACCGTTCCCCCTGCGGCACGGGCACTTCGGCGCGCATGGCGCATTGGGCGGCGACAGGACGGCTGAGGGAAGGGGACGCCTTCATCCACGAAAGCATCATCGGCTCGCTCTTCCATGGCCGTGTCGAGCGGACGACGACGGTGGGCGGCAAGCCGGCGATCATCCCCTCCATTGCGGGATGGGCACGGACGACCGGCTACAACACCATCTTCATCGATGATCGAGACCCCTATGCCCATGGCTTTCAAGTCATCTGA
- a CDS encoding GntR family transcriptional regulator, with the protein MTTGSPRPGKALHHRTMAQGATDELRRRILDGELRSGEQLRQTALAEELGISRIPLREALVQLEAEGLVRINAHKGAVVSELTSDEIDELFDLRAAIEPMLLKRSAPKLTQEDFARMRALLDEYDRELEDANVRRWGELNAEFHRLLYQHADRPRSIGLVFNLLQECDRYTRVQLSMTGAKARAEEEHREILRLCAERQFAAAAKLLASHILNVSASLNALVRAK; encoded by the coding sequence ATGACGACCGGTTCCCCTCGCCCGGGTAAAGCCTTGCACCATCGCACCATGGCGCAGGGTGCCACCGATGAATTGCGCCGCCGGATTCTGGATGGCGAGCTGCGCTCTGGAGAGCAACTGCGCCAGACCGCGCTGGCGGAGGAACTCGGTATCAGCCGCATTCCGTTGCGGGAAGCGCTGGTGCAACTGGAGGCGGAAGGTCTCGTCAGGATCAACGCACACAAGGGCGCGGTCGTGAGCGAGCTCACGAGCGACGAAATCGACGAGCTGTTCGACCTGCGCGCCGCCATCGAGCCGATGCTGCTGAAGCGTTCAGCTCCGAAACTGACCCAGGAAGACTTTGCCCGCATGCGGGCGCTGCTCGACGAATATGACCGGGAGCTGGAGGACGCCAACGTGAGGCGCTGGGGCGAACTCAATGCTGAGTTCCATCGCCTTCTCTATCAGCACGCCGACAGACCCCGTTCGATCGGCCTCGTCTTCAATCTGCTGCAGGAGTGCGATCGCTACACGCGGGTGCAGTTGTCCATGACCGGCGCCAAGGCCCGCGCGGAAGAGGAGCATCGCGAAATCCTCCGGCTCTGCGCGGAGCGACAATTCGCGGCCGCCGCGAAGCTTCTGGCGTCGCATATCCTCAATGTGTCGGCATCGCTCAACGCGCTCGTGCGCGCGAAATAG
- the msrC gene encoding free methionine-(R)-sulfoxide reductase translates to MFETRVVDSGDKAAFYRDLGAQLQALLAGETDAIANAANTSALLFHLLPDLNWAGFYLMRDGELVLGPFQGKPACVRIPVGRGVCGTAVERRQPVLVADVHAFPGHIACDAASRSELVVPLIKDGAVIGVIDLDSPHEGHFDALDQKGIEAVAAIYLSASDVSRG, encoded by the coding sequence ATGTTCGAGACGCGCGTCGTGGACAGCGGTGACAAGGCCGCGTTCTATCGTGACCTTGGCGCGCAGCTGCAAGCGCTGCTGGCTGGCGAAACGGATGCCATTGCCAACGCCGCCAATACATCGGCGCTTCTCTTCCACCTGCTGCCGGACCTCAACTGGGCCGGCTTTTACCTCATGCGCGACGGCGAACTCGTGCTGGGCCCGTTCCAGGGCAAGCCCGCCTGCGTCCGCATTCCGGTCGGTCGCGGCGTCTGCGGCACGGCGGTCGAGCGGCGGCAACCGGTGCTCGTCGCGGATGTCCATGCCTTTCCCGGACATATCGCCTGCGACGCGGCCTCGCGCTCGGAACTCGTCGTCCCGTTGATCAAGGACGGCGCGGTCATCGGGGTAATCGATCTCGACAGCCCCCATGAGGGGCACTTTGACGCGCTGGATCAAAAAGGCATCGAAGCCGTCGCGGCCATCTACCTGTCGGCCAGCGACGTCAGTCGGGGGTAA
- a CDS encoding putative Chitooligosaccharide deacetylase; uricase (Evidence 3 : Putative function from multiple computational evidences): protein MTDASYPRDLVGYGRTPPAVRWPGRARIAVQFVVNYEEGGENSILHGDPASEAFLSDVLGAQPWPGQRHMNVESMFEYGARAGFWRLRRLFDERGLKATVFGVATALMRSPEQVAAMKESGWEIASHALKWIEYRTMSEAEERAQLHEAIRVHRDATGERPLGWYTGRSSENTLRLVMEEGGFAYSSDSYADDLPYWASGPQGAHLIIPYTLDANDMRFINPQGFQDGEAFFRYLKDSFDVLYAEGATYPKMMTVGLHCRLVGRPGRAAGLARFLDYIQSHEQVWVARRLDIARHWQAHHPPSA, encoded by the coding sequence ATGACTGACGCCTCCTATCCCCGCGATCTCGTCGGCTATGGCCGCACGCCCCCGGCCGTCCGGTGGCCGGGGCGCGCCCGCATCGCCGTCCAGTTCGTCGTGAACTATGAGGAAGGCGGCGAGAACTCCATTCTGCACGGCGACCCGGCCTCCGAGGCCTTCCTGTCGGACGTGCTCGGTGCCCAGCCCTGGCCGGGGCAACGCCACATGAATGTGGAGAGCATGTTCGAATATGGCGCGCGCGCCGGCTTCTGGCGCCTGCGCCGGCTGTTCGACGAGCGAGGCTTGAAAGCGACGGTCTTCGGCGTCGCGACCGCGCTGATGCGCAGCCCCGAGCAGGTCGCCGCCATGAAGGAATCCGGCTGGGAGATCGCCAGCCACGCGCTCAAGTGGATCGAGTATCGCACCATGTCCGAGGCGGAGGAGCGGGCGCAGCTGCACGAAGCCATCCGCGTCCATCGTGACGCGACGGGGGAGCGTCCACTCGGCTGGTACACCGGGCGCTCGTCGGAGAACACGCTGCGCCTCGTGATGGAGGAAGGCGGCTTCGCCTATTCCTCCGATTCCTACGCCGATGATCTGCCCTATTGGGCATCTGGCCCACAGGGCGCGCATCTCATTATTCCCTATACGCTCGATGCCAATGACATGCGTTTCATCAACCCGCAGGGCTTTCAGGATGGGGAGGCCTTCTTCCGCTATCTGAAGGACAGTTTCGACGTTCTCTACGCGGAAGGCGCGACCTATCCGAAGATGATGACCGTCGGCCTGCACTGCCGCCTGGTGGGACGCCCCGGCCGCGCCGCCGGCCTCGCGCGGTTCCTGGATTACATCCAGAGCCATGAGCAGGTCTGGGTGGCGCGCCGGCTGGATATCGCCCGCCATTGGCAAGCACACCATCCACCATCGGCATAA